The region ACTCGCTTACTGCTTGGGCGCACTCATCCATCGGTGCGCTTTCCCTATCCTTCTGCGTCTCCCCATTGCTCAAACGGTCATGAGGTGGTACAGGAATATCTGCCTGTTGTCCATCGCCTACGCCTGTCGGCCTCGGCTTAGGTCCCGACTAACCCTGAGAGGACGAGCCTTCCTCAGGAAACCTTAGGCATTCGGTGAAAGAGATTCTCACTCTTTTTTCGCTACTCATACCGGCATTCTCACTTCAAAGCGCTCCACCAGTCCTCACGGTCTGACTTCACAGCACTTCGAACGCTCTCCTACCATTGTTCTTTCAGAACAATCCGCAGCTTCGGTGATACGTTTAGCCCCGGTACATTTTCGGCGCAGCGTCACTCGACCAGTGAGCTATTACGCACTCTTTAAATGATGGCTGCTTCTAAGCCAACATCCTGGTTGTCTAAGCAACGCCACATCCTTTTCCACTTAACGTATACTTTGGGACCTTAGCTGGCGGTCTGGGCTGTTTCCCTTTCGACTATGAACCTTATCACCCATAGTCTGACTCCCAAGATCAAGTAGCTGGCATTCGGAGTTTGACTGAATTCGGTAACCCGGTGAGGGCCCCTCGTCCAATCAGTGCTCTACCTCCAGTACTTCCTTTTCTTGAGGCTAGCCCTAAAGCTATTTCGGAGAGAACCAGCTATCTCCGTGTTCGATTGGCATTTCACCCCTACCCACACCTCATCCCCGCATTTTTCAACATACGTGGGTTCGGGCCTCCAGTCAGTGTTACCTGACCTTCACCCTGGACATGGGTAGATCACACGGTTTCGGGTCTACGACCGTATACTACAAACGCCCTGTTCAGACTCGCTTTCGCTACGGCTCCGTGTCTTCCACTTAACCTTGCATACGATCGTAACTCGCCGGTCCATTCTACAAAAGGTACGCCGTCACCCATTAACGGGCTTCGACTACTTGTAAGCACACGGTTTCAGGTTCTCTTTCACTCCCCTCCCGGGGTGCTTTTCACCTTTCCCTCACGGTACTGGTTCACTATCGGTCACTAGGGAGTATTTAGCCTTGGGAGATGGTCCTCCCGGATTCCGACGGAATTCCACGTGTTCCGCCGTACTCAGGATCCACTCCGGAGGAAATTCTCTTTCGATTACAGGGCTCTTACCCGCTATGGCTAATCGTTCCAGATCGATTCATCTAAAGAATTTCTTGGTAACTCCATTGGAGTGTCCTACAACCCCAACAGGCAAGCCTGTTGGTTTGGGCTGTTTCCGTTTCGCTCGCCGCTACTTGGGAAATCGCGTTTGCTTTCTCTTCCTCCGGGTACTGAGATGTTTCAGTTCCCCGGGTCTGCCTCACCTACCCTATGTATTCAGATAGGTGTACTGCTCCATTACGAGCAGCGGGTTCCCCCATTCGGAAATCCCCGGATCAGTCTACTTACGACTCCCCGAGGCATATCGGTGTTAGTCCCGTCCTTCATCGGCTCCTAGTGCCAAGGCATCCACCGTGCGCTCTTTTTCACTTAACTATATTTAAGAACTTTAAAAGTTGATGTCGTTGTTTGTCTTGCTCTTATTTAGTTTTCAAGGTACAAATAGAGAGATTTACTCTCTCAAAACTGAACCAAACAACCGAGTATGTCTTAGGAATAAACTTCCCGTTCCGTAATATAATCCTTAGAAAGGAGGTGATCCAGCCGCACCTTCCGATACGGCTACCTTGTTACGACTTCACCCCAATCATTGGCCCCACCTTCGGCGGCTGGCTCCAAAAGGTTACCTCACCGACTTCGGGTGTTGCCAACTCTCGTGGTGTGACGGGCGGTGTGTACAAGGCCCGGGAACGTATTCACCGCGGCATGCTGATCCGCGATTACTAGCGATTCCGGCTTCATGCAGGCGAGTTGCAGCCTGCAATCCGAACTGAGAATGGTTTTATGGGATTAGCTAATGCGTCGCCGCTTCGCTGCCCTTTGTTCCATCCATTGTAGCACGTGTGTAGCCCAGGTCATAAGGGGCATGATGATTTGACGTCATCCCCACCTTCCTCCGGTTTGTCACCGGCAGTCACCTTAGAGTGCCCAACTTAATGCTGGCAACTAAGATTAAGGGTTGCGCTCGTTGCGGGACTTAACCCAACATCTCACGACACGAGCTGACGACAACCATGCACCACCTGTCACTCTGTCCCCGAAGGGAACTCGGTATCTCTACCGTCATCAGAGGATGTCAAGACCTGGTAAGGTTCTTCGCGTTGCTTCGAATTAAACCACATGCTCCACCGCTTGTGCGGGCCCCCGTCAATTCTTTTGAGTTTCAGCCTTGCGGCCGTACTCCCCAGGCGGAGTGCTTAATGCGTTAACTTCAGCACTAAGGGGCGGAAACCCCCTAACACCTAGCACTCATCGTTTACGGCGTGGACTACCAGGGTATCTAATCCTGTTCGCTACCCACGCTTTCGCGCCTCAGCGTCAGTTACAGACCAGAGAGTCGCCTTCGCCACTGGTGTTCCTCCACATCTCTACGCATTTCACCGCTACACGTGGAATTCCACTCTCCTCTTCTGCACTCAAGTCCTCCAGTTTCCAATGACCGCTTGCGGTTAAGCCGCAAGATTTCACATCAGACTTAAAAGACCGCCTGCGCGCGCTTTACGCCCAATAATTCCGGACAACGCTTGCCCCCTACGTATTACCGCGGCTGCTGGCACGTAGTTAGCCGGGGCTTTCTGGTGAGGTACCGTCAAGGTACTGCCCTGTTCGAACAATACTTGTTCTTCCCTCACAACAGAGTTTTACGATCCGAAGACCTTCATCACTCACGCGGCGTTGCTCCGTCAGACTTTCGTCCATTGCGGAAGATTCCCTACTGCTGCCTCCCGTAGGAGTCTGGGCCGTGTCTCAGTCCCAGTGTGGCCGATCACCCTCTCAGGTCGGCTACGCATCGTCGCCTTGGTGAGCCTTTACCCCACCAACTAACTAATGCGCCGCGGGCCCATCTGTAAGTGATAGCCAAAGCCATCTTTCAACTTCCTCCCATGCAGGAAAAAGTATTATCCGGTATTAGCTCACGTTTCCGCGAGTTATCCCGATCTTACAGGCAGGTTGCCCACGTGTTACTCACCCGTCCGCCGCTCGTTCCACAAGTGTCACCTCAGATGAGGATCTACTTGCTTCCCGCGCTCGACTTGCATGTATTAGGCACGCCGCCAGCGTTCGTCCTGAGCCAAGATCAAACTCTCCAAAAAAGTTTGTGATAAAATTAACACCAATTAATTTCATCTAAATTCTTAGCTGCAAAAATTGATTCCAGGGTCTGCGTTTTCCATCAAATCAATTGATCTAACTTCTAACCTCAACCTCTGACATCTGTTACATACTGGTTGTTTTGTTCAGTTTTCAAAGAGCAAATTTCTGATCACCGTCTCTTAACAGCGACTTTATTATAATACCATGATTTGCAATGTTATGTCAACAAGAAATTTTATTTTATTAATCTTGTTTGCTTTGTTCAATTGCGTTCATCTTGGCAACGAAATTAACTTTACCATGCATATAATACAAAGTCAACGCCTACTTTTATTAAAAAACTTTTCCTATTAATTGAAATCTTCCCTTTGACATTCAAAACTTATCGTGTCTTTCTCAACCGTCCGAACTTATACACTGTACCTCTCTCTAATAGCGCGTGCTCAAGAGGTGGATAAAGGTGGGCTTACGTCTCAGTCCTCCTGTTTGTTAAAATTCAAATTGGCGTGGTTTTGAACAGCGCGCTTATATAGGCTGTATTGACTTCGTTGTCCCATAACATGGAGAATTTCTTTTCATTAACGAGCTTACACTGGACGTGGTAACTGGACATTCGTCATTGAACATATCCATAATCAGTAAAAGCTTTATTATCTCAAAGGTTATTTCCATCGAACCCTTTGACATCCCTCAATGTCTGAATCTTAAATATGGATCCGCAAGCTCATCACAATTAACAACCTGCCATTTCCTGCAATAATGCTTTTAAGCCAAGGTTAACCACATCCATAATTATTAAACATCACCTTTTCATATTATTTAGTTCCAATAACAAACCCCCATTCGATAAAGAGATGTGTAACAACTGCATCCTTTACTGAATGGGGATTTCCATCAATCCATATCAACCCGGTACTTCCGATGGTAGACACCCGCACCCTTCGTTTCGGTTAATTCTGTTTGAATAATATCCTTTTCGATCAAGTAACTCATCATCGCTGTTAAATCAAGTGAATAGGCGGATACACGCGGCTCAGACACTAGTTCGCCGTACGTCCAGGGATCCTTCTTTGATTGAAGGACATCCAATAGATGCGCAGCTGATGTCTTTGCACGATTGGCAATCACATAGTCAGCGGCCAGAATCATCAGCTCTATTCGTTTGGTTAATTCCTCGTGGCTTTCAATTAGCTCATCATATAACTTATATACTTCCGGATCGATCGATTTCACCTGACTCCAAACAGTTACCTCGGGATGGTAGCCTTTTTCAATAACTGCAAGACGTGCCAAATAATGCAGTGAATTAACAATTCTGCTGTAAGCATCTTTATATTGTGCCGATTCATAAAGGTCTTTTGCATCACTATAGCTTTTAATCAGTTTGCCAAATTCGATAGCCTTACGTAAATCCCGTTTCTCTCGGGGGAATTCTCTTAACTGCTCTTGCAAATTTGCAATAAATTCATTCCGGTCAAAGATAACTTTTCCATGAACTAACCAAGCTATTGCCTTGCGATATCCACTTGTATCAATCCACTTCATTAACAGATCGTTGGTTACGACGTGCATGGCGGCTGTTTGGTCATTAAACTCATAATGCTTAACATGCCACGATGGATCTTGCTGCCTCACAATAATCAACAAAATGACATCGAAATTATCGGTAATTGTGCTATTAGGTTTCAGCTTTTCGATCACTAATACGCCGAGCGTGTTAACATCACTTGCTCGTTCCTGATAAATTGGCCGTAGTAAATCTTCCATTTCCATTCCTCCATTAAGTGAAGCTCCAATCGGTGAAGGGGCAACACATGGTTAATCAGATTGCTGTTATTCTTCAGTAATTGTCGGTTGAACGTATGTTAGTATTTGACTTTTCTCCACAAAAGGGACGTTGTTTTCCAGCCATATGTAAGGTAAGCATGTTCAAAAAGGGGCAGAATCACCCGTCCCATTTATTTTTATTCCATTTTATCCAGATATTGAACACGCTCAATAGTAATATAATTCGCCGAAAAACCGCAATATCCTTTTTCCGAAACGAAATATCGTTTAAAATATGCTATACTTGCTTGTGTACTATTGAAGGAGGAATACCACCCATGGCTGATCAACAAATAGTCTATTCCAGTAAAATCAATAAGATTCGTACTTTTGCCTTGAGCTTAATCTTTTTCGGGATTGCCCTTATGTATGTCGGTATTTTAACCAAAAAGATACCTTGGTTAATGGCGATCTTTTTCATTTTGGGAATGCTTGCGGTTATCTTTAGCTGTGTTGTTTACTTTTGGATCGGCATGTTGTCGACCAGGGCTGTGCCAATTATTTGTCCAAGCTGTGGCAAGCCAACTAAAATGCTGGGACGGGTTGATGCCTGTATGCACTGCAAGCAACCATTAACCCTCGATAAGGAACTCGAAGGCAAGGAATTTGATGAACGTTATAATAAACGGCGTTTCCGGGAAGAAATGAAGGCAAAAGAAAAAAATGGTGAATAACCAATGGGCGTGATCATAACAATATCTTCTGAACAACAAAAACACCAGCCGTAGTCATTTACAGCTGGTGTTTTCAAATAAAAAATATTAGTGCTTTTGTGTTTCAAGTCCCTGACAGTCTTCGCATTTCCCGTAAACTTCCAACCGGTGATGACTAACTTTAAATCCTGTCACCTGTTCGGCAAGTGACTCCACCTCATCCAGGCTTGGATAATGGAAATCAACAATCTTCCCACATTCTTCACAAATAATATGATAGTGTTGCGTTGTGTTACAATCAAAACGGCTGGATGAATCGCCATATGTCAATTCACGCACCAAGCCAATTTCCCTTAATACACGTAAATTATTATAGACGGTGGCAACACTCATATTGGGAAACTTCCCTTCAAGTGCCTTATAGATATCATCTGCTGTTGGGTGAGTACTGGAATTAAGCAAATATTCAAGAACCGCATGACGTTGTGGTGTGATCCTTACGCCTGATTCTTTTAAAGTACTAATCGCTTCACGCAATCTTTGTTCAGACATCGTCATGCACCCCACTTTCCTTTAATAATACAGAGGATGTTCAAAAAAAGAAATCCAAAAATTAACTGGTCAAATTATTAGATTGTAATTCTTATAATTAGTGTAACTGTTCCACTCAAGTTCTGTCAATACAAGTATATTCCCTTTCAAGAATTATTATCACCTGAAAATAATAAAGCAAGCATCTCCATATAGAAGATTATGCTTGCTTCTCATTTTTAAATATCTGCCTTCAGCGTTGTTTCCGTTCCGCCCAGGCTTTGGTTCACGTATCGTGCTGCTACAAATAAATAATCGGATAATCGATTTAAATAGGAGACAACAAGCGGGTTCGCCAGTTCAGACTCTAATCCGACGGCAGTACGTTCGGCACGTCTCGCTATCGTACGTGCAGTATGTAGCGCACTTGATGCACAATGACCGGACGGCAGGATAAAGTTATGCAATCGTTCCAAATGCTTGTCCCATGCATCGATTTGCCGTTCCAATTCATCAATGTACTCTTGTTTTAGTTTCCATTTTACTTCTTTATCATTGGGGGTCGCCAGCTCAGCTCCCACGTGAAATAAAATAGTCTGTACCCGGTGCATACTTTGCAGAAAGCTATCCTTTCCATCCCATTGTTCCTTATCCAAAAAGCTTAAGGCCAGTCCGATCATCGAATTTACTTCATCGCAGGTTCCATAAGCCTCCACCCGTAAATCATTTTTTGGCACCCGTTTTCCATATACTAATGATGTTGTACCTTTATCCCCTGATCGCGTATAAATTCGTACCACCGTTAATACCCCCTTGATACATCAATTTGGTTGATGAAGTCAGTCCGATTCTCCAGGTAAATCGATAAGTTTTTACTGAAAATCTCTAATGCCCTGGTGACATAATGTGGTGATAAACCTGATATATGTGGCGTAATTGTAATACGCTCTTCCTCCCAAAATGGACTGTTATCTGGAAGCGGTTCTTGTTCCTGGACATCCAAAACAGCATGGGCAATTTCCCTATTACGGACAGCCTGTAATAGTACATCACTTGCTACCACATCCCCGCGTCCCATGTTTAAAAAAACGGCATGTTCGGGCATAAGCTGAAAGTGTTTTTCCGTATAAAAATAGCTTGTTTCCGGTGTGCTTGGCAGGACTGACACGACAACATCTGCTTTTGGCAGCAATTTTTCCAACTCATGATTCGGATGATTTTCATCAAAATGTTCAACTGTTTTCCCACTTTTCGATACACCGATTGTCTGCATCCGGAATGCCTTGGCCAGACGTGCAACTTCTTGTCCGATTGCCCCTGCACCCACAATAAGCATCGTTTTCCCGTTTAGTTCCACGATGTGTATCTGCTTATCCCAAACATGGTTTGTCTCATTTTTAATAATTGTTTTGCTCTGGCGAAATACTTGCAAAAGCATCGCTATGGCATACTCAGCCATTGGTGTTTGATGGATGCCCCGTACATTGGTAACAAGAATATCCCGTTTTTCAATTGCTTTTAACGGCATTTTATCCATTCCCGCGGATAGGATCATCATCCATTTTAACTGTGTTGCCTGTTCAAGCAAATCAGCTGTCAAATCCCCTCCGTAAGTTACCAGCACCTCAGCTTCCGGCAAATAGGAAATAGCTTCATCCATTGTGTTACAAAACGTAAATGATTGTTCCGGAAACTGCTTCATTAGTCTTTCCCGGTGTTTGCTTGATGGTTGTGAAGAAAAAAGAATAGTCACTGGTTTTCCCTCCTTGCTTGATGCGTTCTCTTTCTATCGTAAACGTTTTCCGCTTATTTGAACAGAAAGAAGCTGGCTAAAATTTAATTAAGCGCCCTGCGAAAAAGGGAGTACCAAATGATTTTGATATCAAACCAGAATGAATAGTTACGCAAATAATAGAGATCATAGGCGATTTTCCGACCATGCTTTTCTTCGGTGACCAATCCGTTTGCTTGTGCATATCCGGTCATTCCCGGACGTATTTGCAGCCGCTTTTGTTGAACCACGTTATAATAATCGGCGAGTTCCGGTATTTCCGGCTGCGGACCAACCAAACTCATATCACCTTTTAAAATGTTCATGAATTGCGGTAACTTATCAAGCTTGTATTTATATAAAAATGCACCAATTTTTGTAACCCGAATCCCCGTATCTGCTTGTCGGATAAAGGAATCCGGCACCCCCTCTGTCCATGAATTCGCAAACGCGTATGGCGGAAAACCACGAATAACTCGCGATGGAACTGTGGTTGTCCGAAATGACCACATCGTAAAGATCCGATTATCCTTGCCTACCCGTTCCTCTCGCAGTAAACAGGGGGTTCCTTCTTTTTTACGGAGAATCATATAGATGATCAATATCACTGGCGCGGACAATAGCAACACCAGAAGACTGACCATCATATCGATTCCACGTTTCACACCTGAATATGCCGTTATCCTTCTGACTGTATACGTCCTTGTATCTTCTCTTAGTTCCATTCATTCCACCTCGTTAATAGATTTGTTAGTGATAGTCTATTCACAGGAGAGAAATGATAGAACATAAGAAAGACTAATACTAAAAAAGATAGCCCCGATCGAAGGACTATCCTTTGTTCCTATTCCTGATTGTCGCGAATGAATTGCAATGCTTCGTCCACGTGACCCTTGACCTGAACTTTGCGGAATTCTTTTTGTACCTTGCCTTCCTTATCAATAATAAACGTCGAACGCTCCAGTCCGTAACTCTCCTTGCCAAAGTTCTTCTTCAATTTCCACACGCCATATTCTTCAGCAACCTGATGATCTTCATCGGCCAAAAGTTGAAACGGTAAATCGTGTTTGTCAATGAATTTCTGATGACGATCGACTGGGTCTGGGCTCACCCCGATAATAACGGCATCAAGTTCACCAAAGCTTTCATGCTGATCGCGGAAGTCACAGGCCTCCGTTGTACAGCCGGGAGTCATATCTTTCGGATAAAAATAAAGAACAACATATTTTCCACGGAAATCCTTCAAGCTTACCTGCTCACCGTTTTGATTTGGTAATGTGAAATCTGGTGCTGTTTTTCCTACTTCAACAGACATGCTACATCCCTCCATTACAATATTCTAACAATACTATAACATGTACAAGTTCTGTTTGCTAATGATCGCGGCTATGATAGGAATATTGCACCAGCTTCAGGACAAACGCGGTTGGCAGTACATATCCAATCAGTGCTTCCACCAAGGCAATAAATCGACCAATTCCAACCGGCGCGATGTCGCCATAGCCAATCGTCAACAACGTCACACCGCTAAAATAGATGGAATGAATCAGTGTGCCGATTACCCCCACCTCTCTTAGCTCACCACCCTCCGCCAATGTCACATGCTCAAAGGAAAGAATAAAATAAATCAGTGCAAAACCAAGAATGACCAGGACATAAATCACTAATAGGGTATAAAAAATTTCTGAGGAAAAACGAACATCTTTCATCTCGAAACGCCGATTATGCAAGGGCCAATCGCGAATAAAACTAATTAGACTGCTGCCAATAATGATACAGATGAGAACGATCAACACAATCCATAAAAATATATGCATATAACGAATTCTCCTTCTTCACTTTCCTGCTTGTACCATATATATGCCTATCCCAAGAGAAGGTTGTCATCTTTTCATCATTCAACATGTCGATACTGCGAAACAGAAAAAAGTCGTGTAAAATAGGAAACGGGGGGTTAGTCTCCCACTGTTTTAAAGTGCTAAAGCAACAAAGGATTAATCCCCGAATAAGGAGGCATTTATAAATATGGATTTGACAAAATCAACACAATTACACGAAGAGGCACTTACCCATATTGTTGGCGGGGTCAATTCACCTTCTCGTTCCTATAAAGCCGTTGGCGGTGGCGCTCCGGTTTATATGGAGCATGGAAAAGGAGCGTACTTTTGGGATGTAGATGGCAATAAATATATTGATTACCTTGGCGCATACGGTCCGATTATCACCGGGCATGCACACCCACATATCGCGGAGGCAATCACCTACGCCGCAACAAACGGGACACTGTATGGTACACCAACCCGCTTGGAAAACACATTTGCCAAAATGCTCAAAGAAGCGATTCCTTCCCTTGACAAGGTGCGGTTTACCAACTCTGGGACGGAAGCAGTCATGACAACCGTTCGAGTGGCACGCGCATATACTGATCGTACCAAGGTAATTAAATTTGCCGGCTGTTACCACGGACATTTTGACTCCGTATTAGTCCAGGCAGGATCTGGTCCGGCAACACTGGGAACACCTGACTCCGCTGGTATTCCGAAAGCAGTTGCTGAAGATGTTATTACCGTCCCTTTTAACGACCTTGACGCATTTCAAGAAGCCATGGATAAATGGGGAAATGACGTTGCTGCGGTGTTAGTAGAACCAATCGTTGGCAACTTTGGCATTGTCGAACCGCATGAAGGTTTCTTACAATCGGTTAACGACATTACGCATGCTGCTGGTGCATTAGTGATTTATGATGAAGTAATCACGGCTTTTCGGTTTACATACGGCAGCGCTCAACAGATTTATGGCATTGAACCGGACATGACCGCCATGGGTAAAATTATCGGTGGTGGTTTGCCAATCGGTGCGTACGGTGGACGTGAAGACATCATGGAACAGGTTGCGCCGCTTGGACCCGCCTACCAAGCCGGGACCATGGCAGGAAATCCAGCCTCGATGGCCGCCGGAATTGCTTGCCTGGAGGTATTACACGAAGATGGTGTCTATGAAAAACTCGATCGCTTGGGCGCACGTTTGGAAGCTGGCATTCTGGAAAAAGCTGCCGAACACGGTGTGCCAATTTCGATCAACCGCTTATGTGGCGCCATGACCGTATATTTCGGAAACGGGGAAATTACCAACTATGCTGAGGCTGAAGCAAGCGATGGAGAGGCATTCGCGACCTTCTTTCAATTAATGTTAAATCAAGGCATTAATCTGGCCCCATCCAAATATGAAGCCTGGTTCTTAACGACCGAACACACCGAAGCTGATATCGATACAACGATTGAAGCGTGTGATCATGCATTTCAGGAAATGAGTAAATAACTTAATCTTAAAAACGCACCCTTTAACTGCGAAGGGTGCGTTTTTGATAGGACAATAATCTTGTTAATAAATCGCCGACCTAATCTGCTTCACATAGAAATACCGTACAATCAAGAAATAAACAATTTGGATAAGGGCAAATCCTCCCAGTACAAGAGAAGCCTCCTTAAACAAATTATATTCGAAAAGGTGCGCCAATGCTGTAAGTGCGACCGCTCCATGTACCAAGGCAACAACAATTGGTGCGAAGAATAGGATCGCTGTTTGTCTGTTCACGACTTTTTTCAATTCCCGTTGCGTCAGCCCGATTTTGGCAATGGAACCGAATTTCTGCTTATCCTCATCCAAATCGGTATACAATCGGAAATAGAGGAAACTTCCTGCCGATACAAAGAACACAATCCCGATGAATAAGCCAATAAACATAATTGGACCATAGGCTTTATTGATTTGGTAATCTATATAATCGAATGCTTGTGCTGTAAATCCAACTTGTTCAGATATTTTTTTGCCGGCGTTAATGAGTTGATCGGATTGACCGGATTCTGCTTGCCAAACAAAATGATCCCCGCTTCTTACCGGTTTTCCCAGTTGATCATATACATGGTCATTGACAACATAGTAAGCTCTAAATTCAGGTAGTACACTGGAAGTTGCTTTTCGATAAGGTTGAATCTCCCTGCCATCATCCAGTTTAACCGGGGATTTCATCAAGGTTTCACCCTCATTTGTATTCGTCAAGCTCTGACTATTATCCATCACAACCGCTTCATTTTCTTTTGGATGCAGTTCCTTTTCGTCAATGAGCCTGGCAAATCGATTATAATCCGATGCCTTGGCTATTAAGACATTCTGGTTATCTCCAAGATCGAAGTAATTTAATGTTACCTTTTCCGTTGCTGCCTGAATGTTTTCTTCTTGTAAAATCGTATTAATCTGCTTAACGTCTTGTTTGATATCGGTTTTACTCTCATCTTCAAGCGGATAATACGTAATGGAATATGAATTGGCTTCTTTCATTCCATTTGTCAGATACGATTGAAAACCATACAGCGTTCCAATCGCACTGAAAGCTACCGTAGAAATAATCGCCACCATGAAAAATGTTCTGGCATTATCCTTCAATCGAAATGACAGGTCAGAGAAAAGCAGCATATTCGTTTGCCGCCAAAAAATTGGTTTATTCTTTTTCAAGCGGCGAATGATGGACACACTCAACTGGGTGAAGAGCAGATAGGTTCCGAGAATCACCACAATAATAACCGGAACCATCACCATAACGACCATTACACCCTTGACAAATAATGCAGTTGCATACCCGGCTATCAACAATAGCGCAGCAAGAATGGCCAGTAATGCAGAAGCTTTTGGCTCCCCTTTTGACTGTTTATCTCCCTTGATCAAATCAATCAGTTTCTTTGTTCTTAATATAAACGAAACAAACAAGGATATAAACAAAAACAAGATGATGAAGCTAATAAACGTTATGATAATTGCTAGTGTTGGAAAATAAAAATCCAGCGACTCGCTAATGATCAGCACATTTTCCGCAAGCATGAGGATCACTTTAGCAAATACTAGTCCAAGTACTATCCCGCCAACAGTTGCAAAAAAGCCAATCAGCATATTTTCCAAAAATACCATCCAACGAATTTGCCCGCTGGATGCCCCCTGGATCATCAACAACCCAAACTCTCTCTTTCTCGATTGCAAGAATGAACTCATCGAATACAATACAAAAAAGAAAGAAAAAACGTAGATAATCCCACCGGCAACTGCCATACCAAACATTGCCTTTGAATTCACCGATCCCCCTGAAAAAGCAGGATGAAAGGCAAAAATGGCAAACGTGAAAAATACCATCACCGTAAACATGCTGCTTAGGAAATAGGCGACATATAGCCGTTTGTTGCGTAAAACATTATTAAACGCGAACTGACGAAAAGTCATTGTCATCCCCTCCCATCAAGGAAAGCATATCAATGATTTTCTGGAAGAATGCCTGCCTGCTGTCCCCGCGGTGGATTTCGGAATGCAGCTTGCCATCCCGAATAAATATGACACGATCTGAATAACTGGCTGCCTGTGGGTCGTGTGTCACCATCAATAAACTTGTTTTTTCCTGTTTATTAATGGACACAAGCATTTCCATCACATCTTTGGACGCCTTTGAATCAAGGTTTCCAGTCGGTTCATCCGCAAGTAACAACTTTGGTTCATGAATCATAGCCCGTGCAACGGCAACCCGCTGTGCCTGACCGCCAGAAATTTCGTATGTCCGCTTTCCCATAATGGAAGTAATCCCTAATACATCGGCAATTTGTTGGGCTTTCTCCTTCATTTCCTTTACTGGTTTCCCGTCTAACGTTAACGGCAAAACGATATTTTCCTCCACGGTCAACGTGTGCAGTAAGTTAAAATCCTGAAACACAAACCCAAGTTCCTGCCGGCGAAATTTGGCGAGTGCATTTTTTTTGAGCGTGTGCGGGTTTTTCCCTTCGATTGCCACGTCTCCGGTTGTTGGGGCATCAATTGTGGAAATAATATTGAGCAATGTCGTTTTCCCACTGCCAGACGGCCCCATAATTGCGACAAATTCCCCCTTTTCAATTTCCAAA is a window of Lentibacillus daqui DNA encoding:
- the perR gene encoding peroxide-responsive transcriptional repressor PerR; translated protein: MSEQRLREAISTLKESGVRITPQRHAVLEYLLNSSTHPTADDIYKALEGKFPNMSVATVYNNLRVLREIGLVRELTYGDSSSRFDCNTTQHYHIICEECGKIVDFHYPSLDEVESLAEQVTGFKVSHHRLEVYGKCEDCQGLETQKH
- a CDS encoding YgzB family protein, whose product is MADQQIVYSSKINKIRTFALSLIFFGIALMYVGILTKKIPWLMAIFFILGMLAVIFSCVVYFWIGMLSTRAVPIICPSCGKPTKMLGRVDACMHCKQPLTLDKELEGKEFDERYNKRRFREEMKAKEKNGE
- the bcp gene encoding thioredoxin-dependent thiol peroxidase; this translates as MSVEVGKTAPDFTLPNQNGEQVSLKDFRGKYVVLYFYPKDMTPGCTTEACDFRDQHESFGELDAVIIGVSPDPVDRHQKFIDKHDLPFQLLADEDHQVAEEYGVWKLKKNFGKESYGLERSTFIIDKEGKVQKEFRKVQVKGHVDEALQFIRDNQE
- a CDS encoding D-2-hydroxyacid dehydrogenase — its product is MTILFSSQPSSKHRERLMKQFPEQSFTFCNTMDEAISYLPEAEVLVTYGGDLTADLLEQATQLKWMMILSAGMDKMPLKAIEKRDILVTNVRGIHQTPMAEYAIAMLLQVFRQSKTIIKNETNHVWDKQIHIVELNGKTMLIVGAGAIGQEVARLAKAFRMQTIGVSKSGKTVEHFDENHPNHELEKLLPKADVVVSVLPSTPETSYFYTEKHFQLMPEHAVFLNMGRGDVVASDVLLQAVRNREIAHAVLDVQEQEPLPDNSPFWEEERITITPHISGLSPHYVTRALEIFSKNLSIYLENRTDFINQIDVSRGY
- a CDS encoding nucleotidyltransferase-like protein codes for the protein MEDLLRPIYQERASDVNTLGVLVIEKLKPNSTITDNFDVILLIIVRQQDPSWHVKHYEFNDQTAAMHVVTNDLLMKWIDTSGYRKAIAWLVHGKVIFDRNEFIANLQEQLREFPREKRDLRKAIEFGKLIKSYSDAKDLYESAQYKDAYSRIVNSLHYLARLAVIEKGYHPEVTVWSQVKSIDPEVYKLYDELIESHEELTKRIELMILAADYVIANRAKTSAAHLLDVLQSKKDPWTYGELVSEPRVSAYSLDLTAMMSYLIEKDIIQTELTETKGAGVYHRKYRVDMD
- a CDS encoding potassium channel family protein, whose protein sequence is MHIFLWIVLIVLICIIIGSSLISFIRDWPLHNRRFEMKDVRFSSEIFYTLLVIYVLVILGFALIYFILSFEHVTLAEGGELREVGVIGTLIHSIYFSGVTLLTIGYGDIAPVGIGRFIALVEALIGYVLPTAFVLKLVQYSYHSRDH
- a CDS encoding sugar transferase — protein: MELREDTRTYTVRRITAYSGVKRGIDMMVSLLVLLLSAPVILIIYMILRKKEGTPCLLREERVGKDNRIFTMWSFRTTTVPSRVIRGFPPYAFANSWTEGVPDSFIRQADTGIRVTKIGAFLYKYKLDKLPQFMNILKGDMSLVGPQPEIPELADYYNVVQQKRLQIRPGMTGYAQANGLVTEEKHGRKIAYDLYYLRNYSFWFDIKIIWYSLFRRALN
- a CDS encoding cob(I)yrinic acid a,c-diamide adenosyltransferase; the encoded protein is MVRIYTRSGDKGTTSLVYGKRVPKNDLRVEAYGTCDEVNSMIGLALSFLDKEQWDGKDSFLQSMHRVQTILFHVGAELATPNDKEVKWKLKQEYIDELERQIDAWDKHLERLHNFILPSGHCASSALHTARTIARRAERTAVGLESELANPLVVSYLNRLSDYLFVAARYVNQSLGGTETTLKADI